The DNA window TCATGCTGTCGAACCTGGTGGTCGACCTGGTGTACGCGTATGTCGACCCGCGCATCCGTTATCGCTAGCCCGGTCCCGGCCACGACCCGCGATCCGAGCGGATGGCGGCTCGCCCTCCGCTCGGCGCTGCGGAACCGGCTCGTCGTCTTCGGGGCCTTGCTGGTCCTGCTGCTCGTCCTGCTGGCGGTGTTCGCCGACGTGCTCGCTCCCTACGACCCGACCGAGATGAAGGTGGTGGACGCGCTCAAGCGACCCTCGCTCACCCACCCGTTCGGCACCGACCGGTTCGGCCGCGACGTGTTGAGCCGGACGATCCACGGGACCCGCATCGCCCTGGGCGTGGCGCTCTCCAGCATCGCCATCGCGTTCGCGGCGGGCACCGTCCTCGGGATGGCCGGCGGGTACTTTGGCGGCTGGCCGGACCTCCTGATCGGCCGGGTGATGGACGTGCTCTTCAGCTTTCCGACCCTCATCCTGGCCATCGGGATCGCGGCGATGCTCGGGCCCGGGCTGAACAACGCGGCGCTGGCGATCGCCGTGGTCTACGCTCCGCTCTTCAGCCGCGTGGCCCGCGGCCCGGTCATCGTCGAGCGCGAGAAGGACCACGTGGTGGCCGCCCGTGGGCTCGGGGCTGGCGGCGTCCGGGTGGCCGTCCGGCACATCCTGCCGAACGTCCTGGCCCCGCTCATCGTGCAGGCGTCCGTCAGCCTGGCCGTGGCCATCCTCACCGAGGCCTCGCTGAGCTACCTGGGCCTCGGCACCCAGCCTCCGGATCCGTCCTGGGGAACGATGCTGAACGAGGGCCGGACCTATCTCGAGACGGCTCCCTGGATGAGCGTCTTTCCCGGGCTGGCGATCATGGTGGCGGTGCTCGGCTTCAACCTGCTCGGGGACGGCTTGCGGGACGTGCTCGACCCGCAGCTTCGCGGCCGCTCCGGCAACTAGCCCCAATCGGCTTCTATCCGCTCCCCGATGGGGGAGAGGGTAAGAAGGGCTGCCGTGGAGCGGCTCGCGGCCGGCTGACGGCTTCGCCCTCAGCCCGGCCGCGCCGGGAGGAAGATCACGAAGGTCGTGCCCCGGCCGACCTCGGTGGCGTACCGGATCTGGCCGCCATGGGCCTCGACGATTTGCTGACAAATCGAGAGACCGAGGCCTGTGCCCTCCGCCTTGGTGGTGAAGAAGGGATCGAAGAGCCGAGCCTCCACCTCCGGCGACAGTCCCGGACCGTCGTCCGACACCTCGATCTCCCCGCCCCCCGGCACGGCCCGGGTCGCGATACGGACG is part of the Candidatus Methylomirabilota bacterium genome and encodes:
- a CDS encoding ABC transporter permease — encoded protein: MSTRASVIASPVPATTRDPSGWRLALRSALRNRLVVFGALLVLLLVLLAVFADVLAPYDPTEMKVVDALKRPSLTHPFGTDRFGRDVLSRTIHGTRIALGVALSSIAIAFAAGTVLGMAGGYFGGWPDLLIGRVMDVLFSFPTLILAIGIAAMLGPGLNNAALAIAVVYAPLFSRVARGPVIVEREKDHVVAARGLGAGGVRVAVRHILPNVLAPLIVQASVSLAVAILTEASLSYLGLGTQPPDPSWGTMLNEGRTYLETAPWMSVFPGLAIMVAVLGFNLLGDGLRDVLDPQLRGRSGN